GTTCCGTTCCGCGCGTTAAACGAGTTTGATCCTCTTGATCAAGACTACGCAACGCAAACACTACATTATGCAACCAGTCAGTATTCGGATATTTTTGTGATCGATTCCGTTTACCTTCGTTCCACCACAGATACAACACTGCGGATAAACATGTATGACTCAAAAGGAAACATTACCAATCAACTCATAAAAAAATGGAGTGCCGGGCAGTGGGTAAACAAAACCCGATTCACCGGAACGTACAATACGGCGGGGAGCCAGTTGACATGGCTCTATGAACAATGGACATCCAACGCATGGGTGAACAGCACCCGTTCCACTATGACGTACGATGCGAAAGAGAATATGCTCTCGCAAATGAGCGAGACGTGGACAGCAGGTGCATGGGTCAATACATCCCGCTATACGTACACGTACAATGCGGATAGCAAAGTAACCTCATCGTTGATTCAACAATGGACAAGCGGACAATGGGCAAATTCCAACCGCATGACCTTAACGTACGATGCCACCGGAAATATGATAACCCGATTCTCAGAAAATTGGACCACCAATCAATGGGTAAATGGTTATCGAAATAGCTATACGTACGATACGCGCAAAAACCTGTTGAGCGAACTGTATGAATACTACTTGAACAATCAGTGGACAAACGGCAGTCGCAATACACAAACGTATAGTTTGAATAATTACCGTCTTACCTATCTTTCAGAAATATGGACGAATAACGCCTGGACAAACAATGCACGTTATACCGATACGTACGATCTTAACGGAAATCGCGTTCAGGAAATCACGGAGATGTGGATCAATTCACAGTGGACAACAATCGGAAGAGGTACAACAACTTATGATGAGTATGCAAATCCGTTGATCGTTTTGTCTGAATCGTGGTCCGGAGGTCAATGGACAAACAGCAGTAGAGGAACATATACATATACAAGTGACAGACTCCTCTCATTAACACTGAATGAAAATTGGTCCGCCGGACAATGGGTAAACAACTACCGATATTCGTACACTTACGGTGCTGAGGGAATGTTAATTCTGGCTAAAAATGAAAAATGGAATTCCTCGGTATGGATCGGATATGATGAATTCTTTGCAGTAAAAGATGGATTAGGAAAATACAATGGATATACCGGATGGTATATCACCGTTTCGTATAAATCTATTCAAGCCGGTATTGTTGATCCAAATCCGGGCATTGGCGTAAAATCGCCATTCTCCAACCTCGTTGCCGATATTTCCGAAAATCATCCAAAGGTGAATATTCGATTTCATCGTTCTGTGGCTTCGGGAAATAATATTCACACAGTCTGGTGTGAAACCGATACCATCAACTCAACTCTTCTCAAATATCTTGCCTACCGCCGATCGACTGATGGAGGAAGAACATTTGGCGCAAAAAAATATCTTGGTTCACTTACAAAGATTTCTGATCCGAAAGGAACGGAATTTATTGCTGTGGATGGTGCGAACGTTCATATTATTATATTGGATCTTCTACCAAATGCAGATCCCGTAGCAAACAAACTGCTGTACTTCCGCTCAACCGATCATGGCGCTACGTTTGATGCGCCAAAAACCATTTGGTCGCTAAATCGCAGTGTCGGTTCGTTAGCAATGGGAGACTATTATATCCTGGCCAACAGCGGAATTGTGAACATTTTTGGGTCTATGAGTCTGGATCATGGATCGAAAGATCCCGTGGTTGTATGTTATTCTTCTTCCGACAATGGCACAACATTTACGCAGACGACGAATTTAACACTATTGCCGGAAGAGACCTATTGGTGGTACTGGCTCTTTTCCGATGCTGTCAGCCAAGGTTCTACAATGTATGCCCTTGCATCAGACATTGATAAAGTGAATTCCGTAGAACGAATAACTTTTGTGAAATCGACCGATGGAGGAAAAACGTTTGTTTACACACCTGTTTCAGGCGCAAACGGAAGCAGCGCCATTCATGACCTGCAGTGGAATAATTTCGACAATTCCATTGAATCGTTTCATCACAAAAAGATGAGTGTGGAAAACAACGATGTGCACATTATCTGGGATCAGAAAGATGCCGGTGCAACACAGTTCGATCTTCTGTATCGAAAATCAACGAATGGAGGAAGCAGTTTCTCCTCAGTGAAAAATCTTACCTCCGCTCTCGCACGCGATGACAACCATTTTGGATCCGCGTCGATCATATCCAAAGGAAATTTCGTCTACATCACCTATAATTACAATAAAGGATCTTGGAAAATTGGTTTGTATTATTCTAAAGATAAAGGGGAAACATTTAGTTTTGTGGATCTGATGATCGATACACTTTTCTATGCTCAGGATGGAAGAAATGCAATTCCGATCATCGATCCGTCATCTACCGGAGATCAACTGATGGTTGTCTATGCCATGAACCAAGTATCAAATCAGAAAATCGGTGTAACACGATTCAATGCCACAACCGGAACGATCAGCCGAAAATATTATTTCCCCACAAACGATTTTGCGTACATGTCTGCACCATCACCAATGTTGAATGCCGACGGCAGCATGAATGTGATTGTTCACGGCGACTGGCCGGGCATGTACGAACCGAGACGCCTTTATTCTTTCATGATCGAAAAAGAAAAACCCGCGCTCGGTGATAATTATGCTGTCCGCTTCGATCATGTCACAGACAGCCAACATAAGGAAAACATTCAGATACCATATGGCGCCAATCTTAATTTCGCCAGTGCCTTTACTATTGAATGCTGGGTAAAGAAACTAAGTAACGGACAACTACTGGTCGCCGGAAAGAAAGGTAAAGGACAGGATTATTATTATTATTTGGGTGTTTCACAAAATACAAATGCATCGAATTCCCGTCACCCGTTTGCCAGAATTGCAACAACCACGAACACATATGATCTTTCTGGTTATGATAAAGACAGCGTAACGCAAAATCGGTGGCAGCATCTTGCAATCACGTACGATGCAAACGGCGGTACCAATAATTTCAAATTGTATTTGAACGGACGAGTGATCGATCAGAAAACAACTGCGGGAACATTATTGAATGGTCCGGGATGTATTTTTGTAAATCATATGCCTGATAATTGGTGGTCCTATCCGATGGGAAGCGCACTGTATGATGACTTGCGGTTCTGGAGCAAGGCGCGAACAGCCGGAGAAATTCTTGCCTTAATGAATTATCCTCTCACGGGAAACGAAGTGGATCTTGCCGCATACTATCCTATGAACGGATCATTAAAAGAAGAATCGGGAAAAGGAGAAGACGGCATCTTTAATTACTCGGGATATTATGAACGCGCCACATTTCCTACCATATTGGGCGTTGAGGAAATGAATGAGTCAGTTCCGGGACTGTTCAGTCTGTGCCAGAACTATCCAAATCCGTTCAATCCATCCACAACATTTCGGTATTCGCTCCCCACTGCTTCATATGTAACGCTTACGGTGTACGATCTTTTGGGACGTGAAATAGCGTCATTGGTAAACGAAGAACAATCGGCGGGATGGAAAGAGGTGCAGTGGAATGCAGGAAATATCTCAACGGGCATATATTTCTATAAACTGTCGAGCGATAATTTTATAGAGATAAAAAAGATGATGCTGTTAAAGTGATAGCGGTTATTTCAAGTTAAAGTCATTTCAAAAATAATTCTACCGTCCCATTCTGACAGGCGGAGTACTAATCCAATATCACCTCCGAAGGAGTCCTTCCCTATGGGACACTTCGTGTCGGATCTGAGCGAAACGAAGTGTCTGAGGTAACATTACGAAATAGAACGCTGATGACACAGATGGCACAGATTTACACGGATAGGAAAAAATATTTACGATCAGGTTCTTCATATTGTCAAAGTTACTTCACCAACAACAATTTCTTTATTTGGGATTTCCCTCCAACCACAAGTTTCGCAAGATACATTCCGCTGGCATACTGCGACGCATTCCATTGGACAGAATATGTTCCCGGCTCTTTCTGTTCATCCACAAGCGTTACGATCTCTTTCCCGTTTATGTCAAAGATTGTTAATGTCGCCCGCTCTCCTTTTGAAGAGAGAGAAAACTGAATTATTGTTGTGGGGTTAAATGGATTGGGGAAATTTTGATACAGTATAAATCCTTCGGGTATTGCCTCTTCCTTTTGAACGTGCGCAGCAATATCGAAAAATAACAAAATTTTTCCCATCAATTGATCGCGAACGCTTTGTGTATAGATCGTCTCAAACGGAAATCCCAATGCAACAAGTTTACCGGATCTGGTTCCCGAAGGAAAGTTTCCACTAAAAAATATTCCACTGACTCCGGACGCTGTATCCAAGTTTGTATATTTGGCAAACGGCAATCCTCCGGCTGTTCCTTTAATTACATCGGGCCATTGCACATCAATGGAACCATGCGTTCCATTATCGAATGCAATACTCGGCACACCGGTAAAAACATTTCCGCCCAGTATTTCCGCCTGATATGTTGTCTGCTTCACATTATTCGGGGCATCGGCAAGATATCGCATCTTTAAATAATTATTGATGAAATCTTTATCACTTGCAGCGCCTTTGTTATCCAAATCCCATGCAAGTTCGCAGCCGGAAACAAATAACTTCCCGCCGTTCTGCAAAAATGATTTTACTTTGGTTTGTTCTACAGTACTGAATGTTTCATCAATCGTACTTTCATCGCCGAGAATGTAGTCTGCCACTGAATAATTGTTTAAGAAAAAAAGTCCGTCGATCACCGCGTCATTCGTTGCCGATGCAAACGTATATCCGTTTGCTTTCACTGCTGATGCATGCATGCGAATAAAATTATATGTATTTCCTGTGGATGCACGGTCAAATCCGTTTACGATCAGAATCTTCCCTGAATTCAAACTTGGAATTCCGGCCAGCACCTCTGAACTCGCAGATATTCCCGCATTGTTGGAAGCCTTTATGGTTATATAATAGAGTGAATCGGTTTGAAGAGTTGTAATAATTGGATTATTTGGAGTGATGACGACCGTATCAGTGAACGTTGTACCATTTTTCCCTGTAAAGACGATGTATTCCGTTACATTCGTATCCGGTTTAATGACCAGTCTCAACGATGTTCCGTTTTCAGACTTCACACCAAACGATTTTGGTGTTGCGGGAGCATTACTCTCTTTAAAGTAACTTGGCTGCGTCATGGCTCCGATTTCATTACTCAGTACTTTATACCATTTTGCGTTGGTAAGCATCTGTTTTACATTCATCGTAACGCTATCAACTAATAATTCCACATTCATCAACCGAACACCGTGACTGTAGTCAACGTAGCTTCCGCTATGAATATTGGTTAGCGGCTGAATCGCCGTTCCATTTAATTGGTGCCATCCATAAATGACAACATATCCCGGCCGTGTGGGATCGACAATTTTGTTGCTGATGACCATATCTTTTTTTGTTCCTCCCATCAATGTCCCAAGCGGCTGGCCTGATGATGTCCGCTGGTTTTCAATGGCAGTATTATGTTCGATAAATTTTGTGACTTTTTCATTTTCATTTCCAACGGGCGCGTACGTTACCGGAGCAACTTTCAACGGTGCCTTTGTATAAATATCATCCACAAGTTTTGTCGTGGGCATTGTAGCGCCGAAAAGATTCGCCAGTTTCTGCGCCGTGACCGGTCCCATCGGCACTCGGCAAAAATCTTCGTTCGAACCGATGCAAAGATAATCGGGCATCACTTCGTAGATCACCGTATGCGAAATACCATCGTTATCCTGAAATGCTGACTGCAATTTTTTCAACGTCCGCATGAAGTCTGGAATATTTCCTTTTGCAATCTCGGCATAGATTGCATTTTCACGATCGGTAAATGACATTGCCGCTACGCTCGTCATAAACTGCGAACCGGTGACCGAGCCGGATGGACGCGGCGGAATCTGAAGCGGTTTTGGAAGCGTATTGCCGGTCTGCACTAATGATGTATACGCTCTTGTTCCATAATATGTGTAGCCGATCTCTTCAAGAGGTGTTCCCGAAAGCATTGTTTGGATATATCCGTTCAGTTCCACCTGAACCGTGTGAAGAATCGCCTGAGTTGGATTATGCTTGAGAATAATCTTTACTCTTCCGTTCAATGCACTGTGGATGATGAATGTGGCATTCTCGGTTGTCGTAAACGACATAAAAGCAGAAAGATATGAAACCATTTGCCGCGTGCGGTACCATGTTCCGCCGGTTGCACTCACAATCGGCTGACCATTATAGAGTGCAATACTGTCGTTATACGCGAGCACACTCAAATGATGATCGGAAGATGCAAGGAGCCAATCCTTAATTTTGGCGCCATACGCATTATCATAATTGTATGTTGCATCCAAAAAGGTAATTCGCTTTACTTCATTGGGAATTGTTGTGGCTGCGTTGAAATAACTAAAACTGAATCCTCCTCCTCCGCTGTGACTTGATAGGATGATGTACGGATTGTAGTTTGCGAAAATATTTTTGACGGAATCGACAATACTTTTAATGAGCACTGCATTATTGGCATATTTGCTCCGCCACGTCGGCCAGCTGAGCGGAACGGATGATGCGTTTGCTTCAAGGTAGATGGTCACAAAGTTCGTATCCTTCATTTTCGTACGAATGAATCTCGTCTGCGCACCAATATGCTGAATATCGTAATGCCAGTCGTCCCCCAGCTTCAATTGTTTCCCGACGGTCATCTCGATTGTGTTGCCGTTCGGCAGCGAAAAGAATGAGAGCGCTGTCGGTTTTGAAGGATCAAACAATTCAACCGATGGTGCATTGATATGGATTCTTACTTCGGGATTATAAATAAATGTTTTTATTTGCTCATTAAAATATGGGCTGAGAGTAAATCCGGGAATAGAGGATAATGTTGCTCTCTCTTGCGCAGTGATTGTTTGAATGGAAAGCGGAATGATGAGCAGTAATAAACAAAAGAATATCTTTTTCACAATAGCTCCATTCTTAATAAACGAATAGAAAATTCCTATCAAATTTTACCTCTAAATAAGGAGGATTACAAGAACCAAAAAATAACCGAACAAATGTTCAGGTATTTTATGCTTTTAGAATGGAATGTAATGCAGGACGAAGCTCGGGATACGAAAACAGATAACCTGCTGATTGTAATTTTTGCGGAATTGCTTTTTGTCCTGACAAAATCACCTTGGCACCTTCACCATACAATATTTGCAATGCAAGATTCGGAACCGGCAGCCATGACGGGCGGTGAAGAATTGATCCGAATATTTTCGCAAATTCATTCATTGTTACCGGATTCGGCGCGACAAGATTATAGATACCGCGAAATTGTTCGTTCTTCAGCGGATACAATATTCCACGTACCACATCATCCATATGTACCCAGGGAAGAAATTGTTTCCCGCTGCCGATCGGTCCACCGACAAAGAGCCGGAACGGCAGCAACATCTTGCCGATCATTCCCCCGCTTTTTTCCAGCACTAATCCGATGCGAGGTGTTGCAACACGTACATCGAATTGCTCGGCGGTGTATGCGACTAATTCCCACTGCATCACAACATCGGCAAGAAAATCATCCCCTCCGGAACTCTCTTCTGTGATTGTCTCACCATTTCTGTCGCCATAAAATCCAACCGCAGATGCGGAAATAAGAAGCTTTGGTTTCTGTTTTGCTTTGGCAATAGCATCAACAAGCATTCGGGTAGGGACAATTCGACTGGCAAGAATTTTCTCTTTCACTGTTTTATTCCATCGCTGTTCAAAAACGTTTTTGCCAATGAGATTAATAATCACATCGCAACCGCCCGCTTCATCTATCCAATTCCCTTCATTCATCGGATCCCAATGTCGATATCGGACTGTTGCATTATTTACCGTTGTAGTTTTGGATTGACCTCTTGTAAGAAGTGTAATGGAGTGATGTTGCGTTGTTAATTCGCGGAGAAGGTGCTTACCAATGAATCCTGTTCCGCCGGTGATAAGAATGTTCATCTGTTGTTCATTGACTATAATTACTTCAGAGCCTTCGTTGCGCTCAGGTCCGACACGAAGTGTCACTTAGGGAAGGACTCCTTCGGAGGTGACAGTGGAGTAGTACTCTGCCTGTCATTCTGAGTTCCGCTCATAATTTTTCTCTGCGCGGGACGAAGAATCTGATAGTAAATATTCGTTATCCGTGAAAATATTTTTTCATCATCGGTGTTTTTTTCTAAGATTACCTCAGTCCCTTCGCTATGCTCATGACGAATGTTTCAGAATTCGCCTAATGACTGTCAATAGCTCTGCGGACGGTGGCAAAGATAATATCGAAACGGTATGGTTTTGTGAGGACATCGATGATCCCTTTTCGCAACAGATCAGAACGAGTTGAACTATCCAAATATCCGGAGGAGATGATCACTTTCACTTTTGGATCCATCGCTTGCAGTTTTGCAAAGAGTTCTTCTCCGCCCATGTTTGGCATTCCAAGATCGGTGATTATTAGCGAAATACTATTTCGGTGTTCAGCGTAAAGTTTTAATGCCTCCACACCGTCGGATGCAATAAGAATCTTGTATCCTTCATCCCGCAAACTTTCGGTAAGAATCTCCCGTAACATCTCTTCGTCGTCTACAATTAAAATTGTTTCTTTGTTTTCAGAACCCATAATAATCTCTTGTTTTTGTTTTCCCGGAACATCTATGGCGATGGACGGGAAGTACATAGTGAATGTTGTTCCGATTCCTTTTTTACTCTGAACTTCAACA
The Bacteroidota bacterium DNA segment above includes these coding regions:
- a CDS encoding T9SS type A sorting domain-containing protein; its protein translation is MKKIFFCLLLLIIPLSIQTITAQERATLSSIPGFTLSPYFNEQIKTFIYNPEVRIHINAPSVELFDPSKPTALSFFSLPNGNTIEMTVGKQLKLGDDWHYDIQHIGAQTRFIRTKMKDTNFVTIYLEANASSVPLSWPTWRSKYANNAVLIKSIVDSVKNIFANYNPYIILSSHSGGGGFSFSYFNAATTIPNEVKRITFLDATYNYDNAYGAKIKDWLLASSDHHLSVLAYNDSIALYNGQPIVSATGGTWYRTRQMVSYLSAFMSFTTTENATFIIHSALNGRVKIILKHNPTQAILHTVQVELNGYIQTMLSGTPLEEIGYTYYGTRAYTSLVQTGNTLPKPLQIPPRPSGSVTGSQFMTSVAAMSFTDRENAIYAEIAKGNIPDFMRTLKKLQSAFQDNDGISHTVIYEVMPDYLCIGSNEDFCRVPMGPVTAQKLANLFGATMPTTKLVDDIYTKAPLKVAPVTYAPVGNENEKVTKFIEHNTAIENQRTSSGQPLGTLMGGTKKDMVISNKIVDPTRPGYVVIYGWHQLNGTAIQPLTNIHSGSYVDYSHGVRLMNVELLVDSVTMNVKQMLTNAKWYKVLSNEIGAMTQPSYFKESNAPATPKSFGVKSENGTSLRLVIKPDTNVTEYIVFTGKNGTTFTDTVVITPNNPIITTLQTDSLYYITIKASNNAGISASSEVLAGIPSLNSGKILIVNGFDRASTGNTYNFIRMHASAVKANGYTFASATNDAVIDGLFFLNNYSVADYILGDESTIDETFSTVEQTKVKSFLQNGGKLFVSGCELAWDLDNKGAASDKDFINNYLKMRYLADAPNNVKQTTYQAEILGGNVFTGVPSIAFDNGTHGSIDVQWPDVIKGTAGGLPFAKYTNLDTASGVSGIFFSGNFPSGTRSGKLVALGFPFETIYTQSVRDQLMGKILLFFDIAAHVQKEEAIPEGFILYQNFPNPFNPTTIIQFSLSSKGERATLTIFDINGKEIVTLVDEQKEPGTYSVQWNASQYASGMYLAKLVVGGKSQIKKLLLVK
- a CDS encoding T9SS type A sorting domain-containing protein, whose amino-acid sequence is MKTYSVLPKHFSHRSNTISYSLLLLAALLLTCFLQTEAQNNFHDPSNNQQMDILSSPESIHTQIISRCSPVPFRALNEFDPLDQDYATQTLHYATSQYSDIFVIDSVYLRSTTDTTLRINMYDSKGNITNQLIKKWSAGQWVNKTRFTGTYNTAGSQLTWLYEQWTSNAWVNSTRSTMTYDAKENMLSQMSETWTAGAWVNTSRYTYTYNADSKVTSSLIQQWTSGQWANSNRMTLTYDATGNMITRFSENWTTNQWVNGYRNSYTYDTRKNLLSELYEYYLNNQWTNGSRNTQTYSLNNYRLTYLSEIWTNNAWTNNARYTDTYDLNGNRVQEITEMWINSQWTTIGRGTTTYDEYANPLIVLSESWSGGQWTNSSRGTYTYTSDRLLSLTLNENWSAGQWVNNYRYSYTYGAEGMLILAKNEKWNSSVWIGYDEFFAVKDGLGKYNGYTGWYITVSYKSIQAGIVDPNPGIGVKSPFSNLVADISENHPKVNIRFHRSVASGNNIHTVWCETDTINSTLLKYLAYRRSTDGGRTFGAKKYLGSLTKISDPKGTEFIAVDGANVHIIILDLLPNADPVANKLLYFRSTDHGATFDAPKTIWSLNRSVGSLAMGDYYILANSGIVNIFGSMSLDHGSKDPVVVCYSSSDNGTTFTQTTNLTLLPEETYWWYWLFSDAVSQGSTMYALASDIDKVNSVERITFVKSTDGGKTFVYTPVSGANGSSAIHDLQWNNFDNSIESFHHKKMSVENNDVHIIWDQKDAGATQFDLLYRKSTNGGSSFSSVKNLTSALARDDNHFGSASIISKGNFVYITYNYNKGSWKIGLYYSKDKGETFSFVDLMIDTLFYAQDGRNAIPIIDPSSTGDQLMVVYAMNQVSNQKIGVTRFNATTGTISRKYYFPTNDFAYMSAPSPMLNADGSMNVIVHGDWPGMYEPRRLYSFMIEKEKPALGDNYAVRFDHVTDSQHKENIQIPYGANLNFASAFTIECWVKKLSNGQLLVAGKKGKGQDYYYYLGVSQNTNASNSRHPFARIATTTNTYDLSGYDKDSVTQNRWQHLAITYDANGGTNNFKLYLNGRVIDQKTTAGTLLNGPGCIFVNHMPDNWWSYPMGSALYDDLRFWSKARTAGEILALMNYPLTGNEVDLAAYYPMNGSLKEESGKGEDGIFNYSGYYERATFPTILGVEEMNESVPGLFSLCQNYPNPFNPSTTFRYSLPTASYVTLTVYDLLGREIASLVNEEQSAGWKEVQWNAGNISTGIYFYKLSSDNFIEIKKMMLLK
- a CDS encoding TIGR01777 family oxidoreductase, producing MTLRVGPERNEGSEVIIVNEQQMNILITGGTGFIGKHLLRELTTQHHSITLLTRGQSKTTTVNNATVRYRHWDPMNEGNWIDEAGGCDVIINLIGKNVFEQRWNKTVKEKILASRIVPTRMLVDAIAKAKQKPKLLISASAVGFYGDRNGETITEESSGGDDFLADVVMQWELVAYTAEQFDVRVATPRIGLVLEKSGGMIGKMLLPFRLFVGGPIGSGKQFLPWVHMDDVVRGILYPLKNEQFRGIYNLVAPNPVTMNEFAKIFGSILHRPSWLPVPNLALQILYGEGAKVILSGQKAIPQKLQSAGYLFSYPELRPALHSILKA